Proteins encoded by one window of Candidatus Sumerlaea chitinivorans:
- a CDS encoding UDP-N-acetylglucosamine 4,6-dehydratase, whose amino-acid sequence MQFEDKISTVKNESPKTQKFGPTWKLLGTVALDALLVTLALYGAFALRFNFDIRKLYFHQFLVAIPFFVLVRIVLFWRFNVYRTIPRYASTTDVVNIFTATTLGTLILTAINGMLVPLIPAVSWLYAHEERVQRISLAILIIEWALTMIFVGGVRVVQRILHSGILRRRQSDNLRRVLIVGAGDAGEAVARQMRTSPNYLPVAFVDDDPTKLNRLIHGLPVAGTIEQLPELIERFDIDEVLVAIPGIRPGRLNEIVTLCEHEHVSFKILPSVHDVLAGRVSLSRIRPVEIEDLLEREEVELELPPEKNYLADETVLVTGAGGSIGSELCRQILRLGVKRLILFGHGENSIYEILTELNGQYGDGRVEAVIGDIRDERKVFLTFERTRPSIIFHAAAHKHVPLMEYDPDEAVKNNIFGTLNVARAAHEFGAKKFILISSDKAVRPTNVMGATKRVAEMLIFCLANESKTQFVAVRFGNVLGSRGSVVPLFRRQIAQGGPLTLTHPDVTRFFMTIPEAVALVIQAGAMNEQRRLYLLDMGKPVKILDLARRLIKLSGFDPEVEIPIKFTGLRPGEKLHEELLTAGENVKRTDIGKLFITEPDVVDCSTLWETLNQLRKAAHEANSAEIRKLLKSLVPDYEPTNVPEQRSTPAGS is encoded by the coding sequence ATGCAGTTTGAGGATAAGATCTCAACCGTGAAAAACGAATCACCTAAAACTCAGAAGTTTGGACCCACGTGGAAGCTGCTCGGAACCGTGGCGTTGGACGCTCTCCTCGTGACGCTGGCTCTGTACGGTGCCTTCGCCCTGCGCTTCAACTTTGATATCCGCAAACTCTACTTCCATCAATTTCTCGTTGCGATCCCATTTTTTGTGCTGGTGCGCATTGTCTTGTTTTGGCGTTTCAACGTCTATCGCACCATTCCTCGCTACGCAAGCACGACAGACGTCGTGAATATTTTCACCGCAACCACTCTGGGAACCCTCATTCTTACAGCTATTAACGGGATGTTGGTGCCGTTGATCCCGGCAGTTTCATGGCTTTATGCCCATGAAGAACGCGTCCAGCGAATCTCATTAGCCATTCTCATTATTGAGTGGGCACTCACCATGATTTTTGTAGGTGGGGTTCGCGTGGTCCAACGCATCCTCCATTCGGGGATTCTCAGACGACGGCAAAGTGATAACCTGCGGCGAGTACTCATTGTTGGGGCAGGCGATGCGGGCGAAGCCGTAGCTCGGCAGATGCGAACATCGCCAAACTACCTGCCGGTTGCATTTGTTGATGATGATCCCACTAAGCTGAATCGCCTCATCCACGGGCTTCCGGTTGCCGGAACGATCGAGCAGCTGCCTGAGCTGATTGAGCGTTTTGATATCGACGAGGTCTTGGTTGCAATCCCAGGAATTCGTCCAGGCCGCCTCAATGAAATTGTCACTTTATGCGAGCATGAGCACGTAAGCTTCAAAATTCTCCCCTCTGTCCACGACGTACTCGCTGGGCGTGTGTCACTTAGCCGCATCCGTCCGGTTGAAATTGAGGACCTTTTGGAACGAGAGGAAGTGGAGCTCGAACTCCCGCCGGAAAAGAACTACCTTGCGGACGAGACGGTACTGGTCACTGGCGCGGGAGGCTCTATCGGAAGCGAATTGTGTCGGCAAATTTTACGCCTTGGTGTCAAACGGCTTATCCTTTTCGGGCACGGCGAGAACTCAATTTACGAGATTCTCACCGAGCTCAACGGCCAATACGGCGATGGACGTGTGGAGGCTGTTATCGGAGATATTCGCGACGAGCGAAAAGTCTTTCTAACATTTGAACGCACTCGACCAAGCATCATCTTTCACGCGGCTGCACACAAGCATGTACCTCTCATGGAATACGATCCCGACGAAGCAGTGAAGAACAATATCTTCGGGACACTGAACGTTGCTCGAGCTGCTCACGAATTCGGGGCAAAGAAGTTCATCCTCATCTCTTCAGACAAGGCGGTCCGCCCTACGAATGTTATGGGAGCCACAAAGCGGGTCGCGGAAATGCTCATCTTTTGTCTGGCAAACGAATCCAAAACACAGTTTGTGGCTGTTCGGTTTGGCAATGTGTTAGGAAGTCGCGGCAGTGTGGTTCCACTTTTCAGGCGGCAAATCGCCCAAGGTGGCCCACTGACGCTCACGCATCCTGACGTAACTCGCTTCTTTATGACGATCCCTGAGGCGGTCGCGTTGGTCATCCAGGCAGGTGCTATGAATGAGCAGCGCCGGCTTTACCTGCTCGACATGGGAAAGCCAGTCAAGATTCTGGACCTTGCACGGCGCCTGATTAAGTTGAGTGGATTTGACCCCGAGGTCGAAATTCCTATCAAGTTTACGGGTTTGCGCCCCGGTGAGAAACTCCACGAAGAACTTCTCACCGCGGGCGAAAATGTGAAACGCACCGACATTGGGAAACTATTTATCACAGAGCCAGATGTTGTCGATTGTTCCACCCTGTGGGAAACGCTGAACCAACTCAGAAAAGCGGCTCACGAAGCGAACTCGGCGGAAATCCGAAAACTGCTCAAAAGCCTTGTGCCGGACTATGAGCCTACGAATGTGCCAGAGCAACGGTCCACGCCTGCAGGGTCATGA
- a CDS encoding radical activating enzyme yields the protein MSERIAALHSLAQNCTLCPRRCGVNRLEGERGNCGGGSWPSLMSYGPHHGEEACLSGSRGSGTLFFGHCNLHCVYCQNADISQDHQLATRHEKPPEVIAEAMLHVQSLGCHNVNLVSPTHNVNGIVEAIGIAQQNGLRLPIVYNTNAYDSLEVLQLLENVVDIYLPDLKYADDDTAHRFGAPPDYVSCARAAIVEMYRQVGALEVDEAGVARRGVLIRHLVLPNDLSGSFETLRWIRQTLGPDVTVNLMAQYHPAYRAAAFSELQRPITSGEYRKVVDYAASLGLKNIFVDRYALRWGD from the coding sequence ATGAGCGAACGCATCGCTGCGCTTCATTCCCTTGCACAAAACTGTACACTTTGCCCGCGGCGTTGCGGCGTGAATCGGCTGGAGGGCGAACGCGGCAATTGTGGAGGCGGATCATGGCCAAGTCTAATGAGTTATGGTCCCCACCACGGTGAAGAAGCCTGTCTGTCGGGCTCACGGGGCTCAGGGACTCTATTCTTTGGCCACTGCAACCTGCATTGTGTTTATTGCCAGAATGCAGATATCAGCCAGGACCACCAGCTCGCAACACGTCACGAAAAGCCTCCCGAAGTCATTGCTGAAGCGATGCTTCACGTACAATCACTGGGCTGCCACAACGTGAACCTCGTTTCGCCCACTCACAACGTGAATGGCATCGTTGAGGCGATTGGGATAGCGCAGCAAAATGGGCTTAGGCTGCCTATCGTGTACAACACGAACGCTTATGACTCCCTCGAAGTGCTGCAGCTTTTGGAAAACGTTGTGGATATTTACCTGCCCGATCTGAAATACGCGGATGACGACACTGCCCACCGGTTTGGCGCTCCCCCCGATTATGTATCGTGCGCACGTGCGGCCATTGTGGAGATGTACCGACAAGTCGGCGCACTCGAGGTTGACGAGGCTGGCGTTGCCCGGCGAGGTGTGCTTATCCGACATTTGGTCCTCCCCAACGACCTCTCAGGAAGCTTTGAAACGTTGCGGTGGATTCGCCAGACACTTGGACCCGATGTCACTGTGAACCTGATGGCTCAGTATCATCCAGCTTACCGCGCAGCAGCGTTTAGCGAGCTTCAGCGCCCGATCACTTCTGGGGAGTACAGGAAGGTGGTGGACTATGCCGCATCACTGGGGTTGAAAAATATCTTCGTGGATCGCTATGCTTTGCGGTGGGGTGATTAG
- a CDS encoding NADP-specific glutamate dehydrogenase: MGYLEDVLNKLPTLTKGQPEFEQAVREVLESLRLVVESDPAYRKYAVLERLLVPDRIIVFRVAWLDDHQQIHVNRGYRVQYNNAIGPYKGGLRFHPTVYLGVLKFLAFEQVFKNALTTLPMGGAKGGSDFDPHGRSEREIMRFCQAFMTELFRHIGPDTDVPAGDIGVGAREIGYLYGQYKRLVNEVTGVLTGKGADWGGSYIRPEATGYGLVYFAAEMLATRGDDLANKVCTVSGSGNVAQYTVEQLLKYGAKPVTLSDSSGMIYDADGIDHEKLAFVKELKNVRRGRLREYVERFPKAQYYEKKRPWWVPCDCAFPCATENELDGNDAQELLKNGCSLVAEGANMPSTPEAVDRFLMNRILYAPGKAANAGGVAVSGLEMSQNAQHLQWTSEEVDARLKLIMHAIHTQVRNTAEEFGEPWNYVLGANIVGFRKVAKAMIEQGVW, encoded by the coding sequence ATGGGATATTTAGAGGACGTACTCAATAAACTTCCGACGCTCACAAAAGGGCAACCTGAGTTTGAGCAGGCAGTTCGCGAAGTGCTTGAGAGTCTGCGCTTGGTCGTGGAAAGCGATCCCGCTTACCGCAAATACGCAGTTCTGGAGCGCTTGCTTGTCCCGGATCGCATCATTGTTTTTCGGGTGGCGTGGCTCGACGATCATCAGCAGATTCATGTGAACCGGGGATACCGGGTCCAATACAATAATGCGATCGGTCCCTACAAAGGCGGCTTACGGTTCCACCCGACGGTTTACTTGGGGGTTCTCAAGTTTTTAGCGTTTGAGCAGGTGTTTAAAAATGCATTGACCACGCTGCCCATGGGGGGAGCAAAAGGAGGCTCGGATTTTGATCCCCATGGTCGCTCAGAAAGAGAAATTATGCGCTTCTGTCAGGCCTTTATGACGGAGCTATTCCGGCATATTGGGCCAGACACAGACGTACCAGCCGGGGACATTGGCGTCGGTGCACGTGAGATTGGTTACCTGTATGGCCAGTATAAGCGCCTTGTGAATGAGGTTACAGGTGTTTTGACAGGTAAAGGGGCAGACTGGGGAGGGTCGTACATTCGCCCCGAAGCGACTGGTTACGGGCTTGTGTACTTTGCTGCTGAGATGCTCGCGACGCGCGGCGACGATTTGGCAAACAAAGTTTGCACTGTCTCCGGGTCAGGCAACGTCGCCCAGTACACGGTGGAGCAGCTTCTGAAATATGGGGCAAAACCCGTCACTCTGAGCGACTCCTCCGGCATGATTTATGATGCCGATGGGATTGACCACGAAAAGCTCGCGTTTGTGAAGGAACTGAAAAACGTCCGTCGTGGACGGTTACGCGAATACGTGGAGCGTTTCCCCAAGGCCCAGTACTATGAAAAGAAACGGCCGTGGTGGGTTCCGTGTGATTGTGCCTTCCCGTGCGCAACCGAAAATGAGCTCGATGGGAACGATGCACAGGAGCTCCTGAAGAATGGCTGCAGTCTCGTGGCGGAAGGAGCCAATATGCCTTCAACCCCGGAGGCGGTGGACCGGTTTCTTATGAACCGAATCCTGTATGCGCCGGGGAAAGCCGCAAACGCCGGTGGCGTGGCAGTGTCCGGTCTCGAAATGTCGCAGAACGCTCAACATCTGCAGTGGACAAGCGAGGAAGTTGATGCGCGCCTAAAACTGATCATGCATGCAATCCACACGCAGGTCCGTAACACTGCCGAAGAATTCGGAGAGCCGTGGAATTACGTTTTAGGCGCAAATATCGTCGGCTTCCGCAAAGTCGCTAAAGCAATGATCGAGCAGGGTGTGTGGTAA
- a CDS encoding ATP-dependent nuclease, subunit B — MIQLYDRRSSFQRRMLYEQELANLPSHASPLIVVKTKSIARTVARKIARSYGRGLTQFVLSLKEFEDRLLEGAEEKPIDPPQLAIWIRELFKHQPDMFSALNQVSGAPFPLLAHGMLRRLSQEIMELLSGDDSVSHDNSSDLIPLKNLAELVREQLAKTGIELRPALLKRRAEKLTNEELLGVVSPASRIVFDFFDSFDPWLWRLFERVSTLPISFEVLLDFDPAEEASKFPHLARIWDDLLRLSHSQGAPSGRVSLEPIIEPQPIIECYCANSREEEVRAIAEYLRAELDRHSEGVFPFEEYMVCFPNLAEYAPLVRSVFREVGVPYHLARWREFQGSAMWHTLQLLAEIAGDPMSKGETQEAIEALLRLRIVLGEFWTTSPVGLFRRCANFVGRWDDLNGFCERLSKQLAAAGRQASENEDEEDDGGTGPSGFFKDETNRHRVSELLEALNDLNNWLAELRKERTFEEWEHLLTGRFLPIAAAAPKNLGGYAPSGSHIWQGLSVESFWYFRESVRQFLRLLSRLRSVYTQVTDKMGLHTDDGNSARLRFPELIELVDFIGREERVADRTQYVGGFPVVGAFEVVANAPRVLIVGGLVETEFPSSPTNVLSVWSRAVLAQRCEEHLSSQRYLFSKFLKNPRDRVILFWPRFREHDEEFVPSQFLADYDLIASARSVEELKKELRARSVGVRESALSADLRGENLLKKVVRNVAVASVAEQTRQGSVESIFHSRILDRELVERLANAARTHRFSPSSLTWLSKCPRQFFFRRVLRVERTVLEEDVRQSYFIGNVVHRALANFVMNWDWDVDPTIQDEQKAMELLETSLRQIAQEESLSDFDIALLRLELLGEDAWAEESRNLGYLGAFLKAEQQLRAERNARIESVCVEQPFPGPASDQKHALPELSGELSLNDTPGCLVDRILVSGRIDRVDKVHTDKATYWLVVDYKTSSRVPPTADMRNGLELQIPVYVLVLMQSGWPCDGGYFYKLARDRGDTFETYFIPKSVLEGLGRNRQKTHGVEDKEFEDGLSSTKRRLAEIVGWLYQGLFYPDSTADKACKNCAYRYKICRLTRQELARIKLSGASGE, encoded by the coding sequence ATGATCCAACTCTACGATAGAAGAAGCTCCTTCCAGCGAAGAATGCTTTATGAACAGGAATTGGCAAACTTGCCCTCACATGCCTCTCCGCTTATTGTGGTTAAAACTAAAAGTATTGCGCGCACCGTTGCGCGGAAAATCGCTCGATCGTACGGGCGAGGGCTGACCCAATTCGTATTGTCTCTTAAAGAATTTGAAGACAGACTCCTCGAAGGGGCAGAGGAGAAACCAATCGACCCACCCCAATTAGCTATCTGGATTCGGGAGCTCTTTAAGCATCAGCCTGATATGTTTTCTGCATTGAATCAGGTGTCTGGCGCTCCATTCCCACTTCTCGCCCATGGCATGCTGCGCCGGTTATCACAGGAAATAATGGAGCTCTTGTCAGGCGATGACTCCGTGTCCCACGACAATTCGAGTGACCTCATCCCCCTCAAGAATCTCGCAGAGCTTGTGCGAGAGCAACTTGCTAAGACAGGAATAGAATTACGTCCTGCCTTATTGAAACGACGTGCCGAGAAGCTAACGAACGAAGAGTTGCTCGGGGTTGTCTCGCCCGCTTCAAGGATTGTCTTTGATTTTTTTGATAGTTTCGATCCATGGCTCTGGCGATTGTTCGAGCGTGTAAGCACCCTTCCCATTTCCTTCGAAGTTCTGCTCGATTTCGATCCAGCCGAAGAAGCGAGTAAGTTCCCACATCTTGCACGCATTTGGGACGACTTGCTTCGCCTTTCCCATTCTCAGGGAGCCCCATCAGGACGCGTCTCTCTCGAACCAATTATCGAGCCCCAGCCCATTATTGAGTGCTACTGCGCGAACTCTCGCGAGGAAGAAGTCCGCGCAATCGCCGAGTATCTCCGAGCCGAGCTGGACAGGCATAGCGAAGGAGTCTTCCCATTTGAGGAATACATGGTGTGCTTTCCAAACCTCGCGGAATACGCACCGCTCGTTAGGAGCGTCTTTCGCGAGGTCGGCGTGCCTTATCATCTTGCCCGATGGCGGGAGTTTCAGGGTTCGGCAATGTGGCATACCCTTCAGCTTCTCGCAGAAATTGCAGGGGATCCGATGAGCAAAGGTGAAACCCAGGAAGCAATCGAGGCACTCCTGCGTCTGCGCATTGTCCTCGGGGAGTTTTGGACTACATCACCAGTCGGGCTTTTTAGGCGGTGCGCCAATTTCGTTGGCAGGTGGGATGACCTAAACGGCTTTTGCGAGCGGCTAAGCAAGCAGCTCGCTGCTGCAGGTAGGCAGGCGTCTGAGAACGAGGATGAAGAAGACGATGGTGGTACCGGGCCCAGCGGCTTCTTCAAAGATGAGACGAACCGTCACCGCGTCTCCGAACTTTTGGAAGCGCTGAACGACCTCAACAACTGGCTTGCGGAGTTGCGCAAAGAACGGACTTTTGAAGAGTGGGAGCATCTACTTACCGGGCGTTTTCTACCCATCGCAGCGGCGGCGCCGAAAAACCTCGGTGGGTACGCGCCCAGTGGATCGCACATTTGGCAAGGTCTTTCTGTCGAAAGTTTCTGGTATTTCCGTGAAAGTGTGCGCCAATTTCTTCGCCTTTTGAGTCGTTTGCGCAGTGTTTACACCCAAGTGACAGATAAAATGGGGCTGCATACCGACGACGGAAACAGCGCTCGCCTTCGTTTTCCTGAGCTCATCGAGCTTGTGGATTTCATTGGTCGCGAAGAGCGAGTTGCCGATCGCACGCAGTACGTGGGTGGCTTTCCTGTCGTTGGAGCTTTCGAAGTGGTAGCAAACGCCCCACGGGTTCTCATAGTGGGGGGACTGGTAGAAACCGAATTCCCTTCGTCTCCCACGAATGTCTTGAGCGTTTGGAGTCGCGCAGTTCTTGCCCAACGGTGCGAGGAGCATTTGTCGAGTCAACGGTATCTTTTCAGTAAGTTTCTCAAGAATCCTCGCGACCGTGTGATTTTGTTCTGGCCACGGTTCAGGGAGCACGATGAAGAATTTGTCCCGTCTCAGTTTCTGGCAGACTATGACCTTATTGCTAGTGCGAGGAGTGTGGAAGAGCTTAAAAAAGAACTCCGAGCACGCTCGGTTGGAGTGAGAGAGTCGGCCCTATCTGCGGATTTAAGGGGAGAAAACTTACTAAAGAAAGTTGTTCGCAATGTGGCGGTTGCAAGCGTGGCGGAGCAAACACGGCAGGGAAGTGTGGAAAGCATTTTTCATTCGCGAATCCTCGACCGCGAGCTTGTGGAGAGGCTCGCGAACGCGGCAAGAACCCATCGATTTAGTCCTTCCTCGTTAACATGGCTCAGTAAGTGCCCCCGCCAATTCTTCTTTCGGCGAGTCCTCCGTGTGGAGCGTACGGTTTTAGAGGAAGACGTGCGACAAAGTTATTTTATCGGCAACGTTGTTCACCGGGCGCTTGCTAACTTTGTGATGAATTGGGACTGGGATGTAGATCCGACCATTCAGGATGAACAAAAGGCTATGGAGTTGCTGGAGACTTCCCTCCGTCAGATTGCTCAAGAGGAGTCGCTCTCAGATTTCGATATTGCTCTACTGCGCCTTGAGTTGCTCGGTGAGGACGCTTGGGCTGAAGAGAGCAGGAATCTTGGCTATCTTGGAGCTTTCCTGAAAGCTGAGCAGCAACTTCGAGCCGAAAGAAATGCTCGGATTGAGTCGGTCTGCGTGGAGCAGCCTTTTCCGGGTCCTGCAAGTGACCAGAAGCATGCTCTGCCCGAGCTGAGCGGCGAACTTTCCTTGAACGACACTCCAGGGTGTCTTGTCGACAGGATTCTCGTATCGGGGCGCATTGACCGCGTGGACAAAGTGCATACAGACAAGGCCACCTACTGGTTGGTCGTCGATTACAAGACGAGCTCAAGAGTTCCACCAACTGCTGACATGCGAAACGGTTTAGAGCTACAGATACCAGTTTACGTTCTCGTGCTGATGCAAAGTGGGTGGCCGTGTGACGGTGGCTATTTTTATAAGCTGGCACGCGATCGAGGCGACACCTTTGAAACGTACTTTATCCCCAAATCCGTGCTCGAGGGGTTGGGCAGGAACAGACAGAAAACCCATGGAGTGGAAGACAAAGAGTTTGAAGATGGCTTGAGTTCAACGAAGAGACGCCTCGCCGAGATTGTTGGGTGGTTGTATCAAGGTTTGTTTTATCCCGACTCCACGGCCGATAAAGCGTGTAAGAATTGTGCTTACCGATACAAAATTTGCCGACTCACTCGGCAAGAGTTGGCGAGAATCAAGTTGAGCGGAGCGTCGGGAGAGTGA
- a CDS encoding Permease of the drug/metabolite transporter (DMT) superfamily yields the protein MGYLFIVIASFFWGISGIFAKHLFQGGSATPLLVSHTRVIVGWLSFLVYLSVCCPGKLRVSLTDLWRFALLGVIGVAGANFGLYFAISHMDAAVADVIQFTAPVMVAVWMVVRGFERMDLRRAFALLLSVIGVMCATGVLDRNPKVTWLGFASAAGSAFAYAFLMIWGKHLSARYSQATMLHWAFFVTALFWCAWNSPAQLVSAVGNWPVAWQLAVLGLTSVTVPYACFFAGLRRIPASTAAIISTLEPVFMALLGWLILGERLALFQLLGIAFVVGAVILVEKVESATTGRAPAESPEQCS from the coding sequence GTGGGATACCTATTTATTGTCATTGCTTCGTTCTTTTGGGGAATCAGCGGGATTTTCGCGAAGCACCTCTTCCAAGGCGGAAGTGCGACGCCGCTGCTTGTCTCCCACACTCGAGTGATCGTGGGCTGGCTCAGTTTTCTTGTCTACCTCAGCGTATGCTGTCCCGGCAAGTTACGCGTTTCGCTCACAGATCTGTGGCGCTTTGCTCTTCTGGGCGTCATCGGCGTGGCAGGTGCAAATTTTGGCCTCTACTTTGCAATTTCCCATATGGACGCAGCGGTTGCGGACGTAATTCAGTTTACCGCTCCTGTTATGGTTGCGGTGTGGATGGTTGTGCGTGGTTTTGAGCGAATGGATCTCCGCAGGGCTTTCGCGCTTCTTCTTAGCGTGATTGGGGTCATGTGTGCGACGGGCGTGCTTGATCGAAACCCTAAGGTCACGTGGCTTGGCTTTGCTTCGGCAGCAGGTTCCGCGTTCGCCTACGCTTTTTTGATGATTTGGGGCAAACATCTTTCTGCACGGTATTCGCAGGCAACGATGCTTCACTGGGCGTTCTTTGTAACTGCGCTCTTCTGGTGTGCTTGGAATTCTCCCGCTCAGCTCGTTTCCGCCGTGGGAAACTGGCCGGTAGCATGGCAACTTGCTGTGCTTGGATTGACCTCGGTGACCGTTCCGTACGCCTGCTTCTTTGCTGGACTACGACGCATTCCTGCCAGCACTGCCGCAATCATCAGCACGCTTGAGCCAGTTTTTATGGCTCTGCTTGGCTGGCTTATTTTAGGTGAACGTCTTGCCTTGTTTCAGTTGCTGGGCATTGCGTTCGTGGTCGGGGCCGTCATCCTTGTGGAGAAAGTGGAGTCAGCTACCACCGGCCGCGCGCCAGCAGAATCCCCTGAACAATGTTCTTAA
- a CDS encoding Uracil-DNA glycosylase, family 4 — protein MTYDQSNTLREIRNYLKWLRRLGFEIWLNRDEGSHVPAQALGELATTENGDAIVETKVQRLQKLSEQVAACRRCQIGHTRTNPVFGVGNPNADLVFIGEAPGANEDAQGVPFVGAAGNLLTQELRKHGISREEVYICNILKCRPPNNRDPFPDEILNCEPYLKQQLSIIAPKMLCGLGRFAVGTLLKRPIPIMKLRGTWESYEGIPLFICLHPAAVLHQPQNRHFFEIDIAALAEAYHARHTRLPKSK, from the coding sequence GTGACGTACGATCAGAGCAATACATTGCGAGAGATTCGTAACTACCTAAAGTGGCTTCGTCGCTTAGGATTCGAGATTTGGTTGAATCGCGATGAGGGTAGCCATGTACCCGCACAGGCATTAGGGGAGTTGGCTACGACCGAAAACGGGGACGCAATCGTCGAGACAAAAGTGCAACGTCTTCAAAAACTCTCAGAGCAAGTTGCGGCGTGCCGCCGGTGCCAGATCGGCCATACACGCACAAATCCGGTATTTGGTGTCGGCAACCCCAATGCGGATCTTGTCTTTATTGGTGAAGCGCCGGGGGCAAACGAAGATGCCCAAGGCGTACCCTTTGTCGGCGCTGCGGGGAACCTCCTGACCCAGGAACTTCGAAAACACGGCATTTCCCGCGAAGAGGTCTACATCTGCAACATTTTGAAATGTCGTCCACCGAACAACCGGGATCCATTTCCCGATGAAATCCTTAACTGCGAGCCCTACCTGAAACAGCAGCTTTCCATAATTGCACCAAAGATGCTCTGTGGGTTGGGCCGATTTGCGGTAGGAACTCTTCTCAAACGTCCCATTCCCATCATGAAGCTTCGAGGGACTTGGGAAAGCTACGAAGGCATTCCGCTCTTCATTTGTCTGCACCCGGCCGCAGTGCTCCACCAGCCGCAGAATCGCCATTTCTTTGAGATCGACATCGCGGCTCTCGCTGAGGCCTACCATGCCCGCCATACACGCTTGCCTAAATCGAAATGA
- a CDS encoding 3-oxoacyl-[acyl-carrier-protein] synthase, KASII, whose translation MSNRIAITGYAVASPIGCTPSSIVRSLREGKTGLQLTDLGLGQPIWYGRIHDEFREFAAEALAQLDGAQARLAEIEPGLGYGFAVSWEAWRHAQLDSCPPANVSRVASTLSSSKGFLRTYLYAHSQMLSSSPSPLVDSGEWLKAFSAETAGRWMAQKKGFSGPVMATPLACATGVISLIMAANLIREGVADVVLAGSAEYTANVMNLAGFLNMGALSPERTRPFHRNRSGFNAGEGAAAFIVESEGHAQARGVQPLAYLVGWDYRSEAYHITAVEPSGETAEFALRQTLRRAGWQPRDVEYINAHGTGTPLNDQAEAQVIERVFGDSCPYVSSLKAHIGHLLGASGSVELALTLAAMGDHFVPPTLGLDEPDPEFQLRFPRPAGEDVRIQRFMKFSLGFGGHVAMVALELAS comes from the coding sequence GTGAGTAACCGGATTGCAATTACTGGATACGCAGTCGCATCGCCGATCGGTTGCACTCCTTCGAGCATAGTTCGCTCTTTGCGCGAGGGGAAGACGGGATTGCAACTGACCGACCTTGGTCTTGGGCAGCCCATCTGGTACGGGCGAATCCATGATGAGTTTCGTGAATTCGCTGCGGAGGCGTTAGCGCAATTGGATGGCGCTCAGGCGAGACTGGCTGAGATCGAGCCCGGACTGGGTTACGGTTTTGCAGTCAGTTGGGAAGCATGGCGCCACGCCCAACTCGATTCGTGTCCTCCAGCGAATGTTAGCCGTGTTGCTTCTACTCTGAGCAGCAGCAAAGGTTTCCTGCGAACCTACCTTTACGCTCACTCGCAAATGCTCAGCAGCTCCCCTTCACCGCTGGTAGACAGCGGGGAATGGCTCAAGGCATTCTCAGCCGAAACCGCCGGGCGATGGATGGCCCAAAAGAAAGGTTTCAGCGGACCGGTGATGGCCACTCCCTTGGCTTGCGCCACTGGGGTAATTTCGCTCATCATGGCTGCAAACTTAATCCGGGAGGGCGTGGCTGACGTTGTTTTGGCCGGTAGTGCCGAGTATACGGCAAATGTGATGAATTTGGCCGGTTTCTTGAACATGGGAGCTCTATCGCCAGAACGGACCCGCCCATTTCATCGGAACCGAAGCGGTTTCAATGCCGGTGAAGGTGCGGCAGCCTTCATTGTGGAATCTGAGGGTCATGCTCAGGCTCGCGGAGTTCAACCGCTTGCCTACCTTGTCGGCTGGGATTACCGTTCCGAGGCCTATCACATCACGGCCGTTGAACCTTCGGGGGAAACGGCAGAATTCGCCCTCCGGCAGACCCTCAGACGTGCAGGTTGGCAACCACGCGACGTTGAATATATCAATGCTCACGGAACGGGTACTCCTCTCAACGACCAAGCAGAGGCACAAGTCATCGAGCGAGTGTTCGGAGACAGTTGTCCGTATGTCTCGAGCTTGAAGGCCCACATCGGTCATTTACTTGGGGCCAGTGGAAGTGTCGAGTTAGCGCTTACACTTGCTGCGATGGGCGATCATTTTGTTCCTCCCACCCTTGGGTTGGATGAGCCAGATCCGGAATTTCAGCTTCGTTTTCCCCGGCCAGCAGGAGAGGACGTACGTATTCAGCGATTTATGAAGTTTTCTCTCGGTTTCGGCGGACATGTTGCGATGGTGGCTTTAGAGTTGGCTTCCTAA